CGCTGATCTACGGCAAGACCGGTCCGCTGGAGGCCTACGCCAAGCAGACCGAAACCGGCCTGATGATGGGGCTCGAATACGCGACCAAGGGCACGATGACGCTCGACGGCCGCAAGATCAAGGTGATCACCAAGGACGACCAGAGCAAGCCCGACCTCTCCAAGGCGGCACTTGCGGAAGCGTACCAGGACGACGGCGTCGACATCGCGATCGGCACCTCGTCGTCGGCCGCAGCACTCGCCGACCTGCCGGTCGCCGAGGAAAACAAGAAGATCCTGATCGTCGAGCCGGCGGTAGCCGATCAGATTACCGGCGAGAAGTGGAATCGCTACATCTTCCGCACCGGCCGCAACTCGTCGCAAGATGCGATCTCCAACGCGGTCGCGATCGGCAAGCCGGGCGTCACCATCGCCACGCTGGCACAGGACTACGCGTTCGGCCGCGACGGCGTCGCCGCCTTCAAGGAGGCGCTGGCCAAGACCGGCGCGACGCTCGCCGCCGAGGAATACGTCCCGACCACCACCACCGACTTCACCGCGGTCGGCCAACGACTGTTCGACACGCTGAAGGACAAGCCCGGCAAGAAGATCATCTGGGTGATCTGGGCCGGCGGCGGCGATCCGCTGACCAAGCTGCAGGACATGGACCCGAAGCGCTACGGCATCGAGCTGTCGACCGGCGGCAACATCCTGCCGGCGCTCGCCGCCTACAAGCGCCTGCCCGGCATGGAAGGCGCGACCTATTACTATTACGACATCCCCAAGAACCCGATCAACGACTGGCTGGTGACCGAGCATCAGAAGCGCTTCAACGCACCGCCGGACTTCTTCACCGCGGGCGGCTTCTCGGCCGCGATGGCGGTGGTCACCGCCGTGCAGAAGGCGAAGTCGACCGACACCGAGAAGCTGATCGCGGCGATGGAAGGCATGGAGTTCGACACGCCGAAGGGCAAGATGATGTTCCGCAAGGAAGATCACCAGGCGCTGCAGAGCATGTATCACTTCAAGGTCAAGGTCGACCCGAACGTCGCCTGGGCCGTGCTCGAGCCGGTGCGCGAACTGAAGATCGAGGACATGAATATCCCGATCAAGAACAAGCGGTGATAGCCACAAGGGAGTCATTCCGGGGCGCGCGAAGCGCGAACCCGGAATCCCGAGATTGTCACGTCGAGATTCCGGGTTCGCGAGCTCCGCTCGCGCCCCGGAATGACGAACTCTGACGTTGTGCCGGATCAAGCCGCTCACCCATGACCACCCTCGAAACCCAGTCCCTCACCATTCGCTTCGGCGGCCATGTCGCCGTCGATGCGGTGAGCTGTGCGTTTCGGCCGGGGGAGCTGACCGCCATTGTCGGGCCGAACGGCGCCGGCAAGACCACCTATTTCAACCTGATCTCCGGACAGTTGCGGCCGAGCGAGGGCCGCATCCTGTTCGACGGCGCGGACATCACGCGGATGACCGCGCCGCTGCGCACCCGCGCCGGGCTCGGCCGCGCGTTCCAGCTCACCAACCTGTTTCCCAATCTCAGCGTCGAGGAGAACGTGCGCCTCGCAGTGCAGGCCCGCAGCGGCACGCATTACGACATGTTGCGGCCGTGGCGGACGCGGCGCGACCTGATCGACCGCGCCGACGCCATCCTCGACAGCGTCGCGCTGGGCAGCCGCCGCAGCGTCGCCGCCACCGCGCTGTCGCACGGCGACCAGCGCAAGCTCGAAGTCGCGCTGATGATGGCGCTGGAGCCGAAGGTCTACATGTTCGACGAGCCGACCGCCGGCATGAGCGTCGACGAGGTGCCGGTGGTGCTCGATCTGATTGCGCGGCTGAAGACCGATACGAGCAAGCTCATCCTGCTGGTTGAGCACAAGATGGACGTGGTGCGCTCGCTCGCCGACCGCATCATCGTGCTGCACAACGGCCGCCTCGTCGCCGACGGCAAGCCCGCCGAGGTGATCGCCTCGCCGATCGTGCAGGAAGCCTATCTCGGCATCGCCCCGGGAAAGAGCGCCGCATGAGCGGAGTGTAGGATGGAATGATGCAGATGCCGATCGCCCCCATGTTGGTAGCACCCTCTCCTCTTGCGCCAGCGCGCCCCCTCTCCCGCTTGCGGGAGAGGGTTGGGGTGAGGGCGACGCGAGCACTGTGCCTGGGGCTCCCTCACCCCCAGCCCCTCTCCCGCAAGCGGGAGAGGGGAGAATGACCGACCTGCTCACGCTCGAAGGCGTGCACACCAATATCGGGCGCTATCACATTCTGCAGGGCGTCGACTTCACGGTGCCCGAGGGCAAGACCACGATGCTGCTCGGGCGCAACGGCGCCGGCAAGACGACGACGCTGCGCACCATCATGGCGCTGTGGCCGGCCTCGAAAGGCGAGATCGCCTTCGCGGGCAGGCGCATCGAAGCGATGGCGACGCCGGACATCGCCCGGCTCGGCCTCGGCTACGTGCCCGAATCTATGGCGGTGTTCTCCGATCTCTCGGTGAAGGAGAACCTGATCCTTGCCGCGCGCGACGGCGAGCTCGACGACAAGCGGCTCGACTGGATCTTCGGCTTCTTCCCGGCACTGCGGAAATTCTGGCTGTCGCGCGCCGGCTCGCTGTCGGGCGGACAGAAGCAGATGCTGTCGATCGCCCGCGCCATCGTCGAGCCGCGCAAACTCTTGTTGATCGACGAGCCGACCAAGGGTCTGGCGCCGGCGATCATCGGATCGCTGATCGAATGCTTCGCAGAGATCAAGCGCTCCGGCGCCACCATTCTTCTCGTCGAACAGAATTTTCACGTCGCGCAGCAGATCGGCGACACGGTGCTGGTGATGGACAACGGCACCATCGTGCATCGCGGCGCGATGGCCGATCTCGCCGCCGACATTCCGCTGCAGGAGCGCCTGCTCGGCCTCAGCCTGGAGGCGCATCAGTGAGTCACACAACGGCCCTCTCCCCGTCATTGCGAGCCGAAGGCGAAGCAATCCAGCGCAGTGCACGGGGCCCCTGGATTGCTTCGTCGGCTTCGCCTCCTCGCAATGACGAATCGTGACTGACATGACCGATGTCCCCATCCCCGCCCCCTCCGACGCCCTGCCCAAGCCCAAGCGCGATCTCGTACCGGTGCTACTGCCGCTGATCCTGGCGCTGCTGATGCTGCCGCTGGTCGGCTCGTTCTCATCCTGGGTGACGCTGACGGTCGCGTCGCTCGCGATGGGGATGATGATCTTCATCATGGCGTCCGGCCTGACGCTGGTGTTCGGGCTGATGGACGTGCTGAATTTCGGCCACGGTGCCTTCATTGCGGTCGGCGCCTATGTGGCGACGCTGGTGCTGCTGCCGCTCGCCGGGATGTCACAGGCGGATTCGCTGCTGGTGAATCTGGCGGTGCTGGCGCCGGCGGCGCTGGCCGCAATGGCGGTGTCGGGCGCGCTCGGCCTGGTCGTCGAGCGCGTGCTGATCCTGCCGGTCTACGGCCAGCACCTGAAGCAGATCCTGATGACCACCGGCGGGCTCATCGTCGCGGAGCAGGCGCTGTATGCGCTGTGGGGGCCGCAGATCATCCCGCTGCCGCTGCCGACGGCACTGCGCGGCTCGTTCATCATCGGCGACATCGCGATCGCCAAATATCGCCTGCTGGTGCTGCTGGTCGGGATCGCGGTGTTCGTCGCGATCCAGCTCGTGCTCAACCGTACCAAGATCGGGCTGCTGATCCGCGCCGGCGTCGAGAATCGCGAGATGGTCGAGGCGCTCGGCTATCACATCAAGCGGCTGTTCCTCGGCGTGTTCATGGTCGGCTCGGCGCTCGCCGGATTCGGCGGCATCATGTGGGCGCTGTATCGCGAGCAGGTCCACGCCTCGATGGGCAACGACCTCACCGTGCTGATTTTCATCGTCGTGATCATCGGCGGGCTCGGCTCGGTCGGCGGTTGTTTCATCGGCGCGCTGCTGGTGGCGATGGTCGCCAATTACGGCGGCTTCCTGGTGCCGAAGCTGGCGCTGGTCTCCAACATCCTGCTGATGGTCGCGATCCTGATGTGGCGGCCGCGCGGGCTCTATGCGGTGACGAGCCGATGAGGGTTAGGCGATGATGCTTCTCTCCGGCGATCCGCCGCGCAGCCGGGTGCTGGCGCTGATCCTGATCGCGATCATCGCGATGCTGGCGATCACCCCGTTCGTGTTTCCCGGCGCCAAGCCGCTCAACGTCGCCGCCAAGATCTGCATCTTCGCAGCCTTGGTGGCGTCCTATGATCTGCTGCTCGGCTATACCGGCACGGTGTCGTTCGCGCACACGATGTTCTACGGCATCGGCAGCTATGCGATGGCGATCGCGCTGTACACGATGGGCCCGAACTGGGGGGCGGTCGCGACCGGCATCGTGATCGGCCTGCCGCTGGCGGCGCTGCTCGCGCTCGGCATCGGGCTGTTCTCGCTACGGGTCGAGGCGATCTTCTTTGCGATGATCACGCTCGCGGTCGCCTCCGCCTTTCTGGTGCTGGCCTCGCAATTGTCGTGGCTGACCGGCGGCGAGGACGGCCGCAGCTTCAGCCTGCCCGAATTGCTGCGGCCGGGCACGGTGTTCATCCAGGATCTGTTCGGCGTCCGGATCAACGGCCGGATCCTGACCTATTACATCATCCTCGTCGGCTGCGCGGCGATGATCCTGGGGCTGCTGCGGGTGGTGAATTCGCCGTTCGGCCGGGTGCTGCAGGCGGTCCGCGAGAACCGCTTCCGCGCCGAAGCGCTGGGCTATCGCACCGTCTTCCACCTCACTTACGCCAATGTGCTGGCCGCGCTCGTCGCCGCCTGCGCCGGCATCCTCAACGCGATGTGGCTGCGCTACGCCGGGCCGGACACCTCGCTCAGCTTTTCGATCATGCTCGACATTCTGCTGATGGTGGTGATCGGCGGCATGGGCACGATCTACGGCGCCATCATCGGCGCCACGATCTTCATCCTGGCACAGAACTATCTGCAGGCGCTGATGGGCGCCGCCTCGACCGCCGCCGCCGACGCCGGCCTGCCGCTGCTGCCGGGTCTGCTGCACCCGGATCGCTGGCTGCTGTGGCTGGGGCTGCTGTTCGTCGCCAGTGTGTATTTCTTCCCGACCGGCGTTGTCGGCCGACTGCGCGGCGCACCGAAGCCGGCCGACTGAATTCGACGGAAGTCGGAGGCCGCCGCGCCTGCACGATGGTTTGGATGGTTCTCGACCCGCGCCGTCCAGCGCTATGCGCCTGCGCAGGGGGAAGATCACGCGCGCGCCCAGATCCTGACACCACCATCTGGTGTCAAAATGCCGATTTCGTCCCATGATACCTCTAAAGAGACGCCCGCCGCGGCGAACTGCCCCATTTTGATATGCGCTAGATCAACGTCTGTGCAGTGCAAAATAGTATCCTGTTGCCGTTCGAAGGGCCTCCTTCAATCGACCTCGGGCCTCTGTCCCCTTGGGGAGGACACCCGACCAAACAGGAAGTTGGAAATGACACTGCTCATCGTGCTCACAGCACTGGCTTTCGCCGCCGCCATTGTGGTGGCACGCGTGCTCGCAACCGCCGCTCCGGCCGGCAGACTGGTGTCGCAGGCCGCAGGCGCCGCCACCATGGTGGTCGCACCGATCATCACGCTGGTCCTCGCCATTGTACTCGCCAAATTCGGCATCGGCGGCGAAGCCCTCGGGGCGAGCGAGATCCTGCGCGCCGCGGCGCTGCCCGCCTTCGGCACGTTGTTCGTGGCGCCGCTGGCGTTCTGGTTTTTCCGTCGCCAGCGGCCGGCGCTGACCGCTTAGGACCGCGCTCGCGCGGCGACCGCGTCCGCTCTTTGAACGGACGCCCCGCGGGGGGTCAAAACCGCCTCCCGCTGGGCAATTTTCAGCAGATTCTTTCTGATTCAAACGCCCAGTTTCGGAATTGCCCTGCAAATTTCATGCAGCCGCATCTATTTTGTGCGGTGCCATTGTGTTTGCCCCGGAACGCCCCACGTTCTTTGCATCCGCAATGTTCCGGAACGGCAAGATGACAAATTCCAAACTGTTCGAACCCTATCAGCTCGGCCCGATCACGCTGTCCAACCGCATCGCGATGGCGCCGCTCACCCGCAATCGCGCGATTCCCGATGGGCTCGTCCCCAGTCCGCTGGCGGCGGAATATTACGGCCAGCGCGCCAGCGCCGGGCTGTTGATCACCGAAGCGAGTCAGGTCTCGCAGCAGGGCCAGGGCTATCAGGACACACCCGGCATCTATTCCGACGCGCAGGTCACAGCCTGGAAGAAGGTCACCGACGAGGTGCACAAGCGCGGCGGCAAGATCTTCATTCAACTCTGGCACGTCGGCCGCATCTCGCATGTCGATCTGCAGCCGAACCACGGCGCCCCGGTGGCGCCGTCAGCCATCAAGGCCGCCACCAAAACCTTCGTCGGTGGCAAATTCGCCGATGTCTCCGAGCCGCGCGCGCTCGAGCTCGGCGAAATTCCCGGCATCATCGACGACTTCCGCCAGGGCGCGGCCAATGCGATCAAGGCCGGCTTCGACGGCGTCGAGATCCACGGCGCCAACGGCTATCTGCTCGACCAGTTCGCCCGCGACAGCAGCAACAAGCGCACCGATTCTTATGGCGGATCGATCGAGAACCGCGCCAGGCTGATGCTCGAAGTAGCGGCGGCCGTCGCCAAGGAGATCGGGCCGGAGCGCACCGGCATCCGGATTTCGCCGGTGACGCCGGCCAATGATGTGTCGGACTCCAATCCGCAGGCATTGTTCGACTACATCGTCGACGAACTCGACAAGCTGAAGCTGGTCTATATCCACGTCATCGAGGGCGCGACCGGCGGCCCGCGCGACGTCGCGCCGTTCGACTACGCGTCCCTGCGCAAGCGCTTCAGCGGCGCCTACATCGGCAACAATGCCTATGATCTTACGCTCGCCGACAAGCAGCTCGACGCCAATGCGGCCGACCTGATCGCCTTCGGCAAGCCGTTCATCTCCAACCCCGACCTCGTCGAACGCCTGAAGAGCGGCGCGCCGCTCAACGAGCCGGACAAGTCGACGTTCTACGGCGGCGGCGCCAAGGGCTACACCGACTACCCGACGCTGGAATCGGCGCAAGCGGCGCAGTAAGCCACCCCCACCGTCATTCCGGGGCGCGAGCGCAGTTCGCGAACCCGGAATCCAGAAATTGGTGCGGAGAGATTCCGGGTTCGCTCGCTTCGCGAGCGTCCCGGAGTGACTCGCGGAGAGGCCTTACTGATAAAGAAAGGCCGGGATCGCTCCCGGCCTTTTGTTTGTTCTCGCTCATTTCCCCGTCATGGCCGGGATCGTCCCGGCCATCCACGTTCTTGGTGCGTCGAGCTCTGCAGCTCGTGGATGCCCGGCCCAAGGCCGGGCATGACGTTGGGGAGAGCGAACGCCAAACCGAAGCGAGCGCTTACTTCGCCTCCGCGCGCTTCGGCGGCGAGGCGGGCCAGGACTTGATCAGGGTGTCGTAATCGACGGTCTCACCCTTCGGCTTCTCGTTCGCCAGCTTGCGCTGCGGAGCGATGTTGCCGTCCTTGGCGGACTTCTCGTACCAGTACTCGGCGGTCTCTTTCTTGTTCAGCTTCGGACCGCAATCACCCTGCACCTTCGACCGCTCGAGCCGCTCGAGCACCGAGTCCTGCGCGGCCGCCAGCGAATCCATGGCGGCCTGCGGCGTCTTCGCACCGGACGATGCATCGCCGATGTTCTGCCACCACAATTGCGCCAGCTTCGGATAGTCCGGGATGTTGTTGCCGGTCGGCGACCACTGCACGCGGGCCGGCGAGCGATAGAACTCGATCAGGCCACCGAGCTTGGGCGCGCGCTCGGTGAACGATTTGTCCCAGATATCGCTCTCGCGGATGAAGGTGAGACCGACATGGCTCTTCTTCAGGCTCACCGTCTTCGAGGTGATGAACTGCAGATACAGCCAGGCCGCCTTGCGGCGATCCGGCGGCGTCGACTTCAAGAGCGTGCCGGAGCCGACGTCCTGATAGCCGAGCTTCATGCCGTCTTTCCAATAGGCGCCCTTCGGCGAGGGGGCCATCCGCCATTTCGGCGTGCCGTCGGCGTTCACCACCGGCAGGCCGGGCTTCACCATGTCGGCGGTGAAGGCGGTGTACCAGAACATCTGCTGGGCGACGTTGCCCTGCGCCGGCACCGGCCCCGACTCCGAGAAGGTCATGCCCTGCGCCTGCGGCGGCGCATACTTCTTCATCCAGTCGAGATACTTCACGATGGAGTACACCGCCGCGGGACCGTTGGTGTCGCCGCCGCGCTCCATCGAGGAGCCGACCGGACGGCAGCCTTCCATGCGGATGCCCCATTCGTCGACCGGCAGACCGTTCGGCAAGCCCTTGTCGCCGTTGCCGGCCATCGACAGCCAGGCGTCGGTGAAGCGCCAGCCGAGCGAGGGATCCTTCTTGCCGTAGTCCATGTGACCATAGACCTTGACGCCGTTGATCTCCTTGATGTCGTTGGTGAAGAACTCGGCGATATCCTCGTAGGCCGACCAGTTGACCGGGACGCCGAGCTCGTAGCCGTATTTCGCCTTGAACTTCGCCTTGTAGTCCGGATTGGTGAACCAGTCGTAGCGGAACCAGTACAGATTGGCGAACTGCTGGTCGGGCAACTGGTACATCTTCTTGTCGGGCGCGGTGGTGAACGACTTGCCGATGAAGTCATCGATATCGAGCATCGGATCGGTGACGTCCTTGCCCTCGCCGGTCATGTAGTCGGACAGCGCGATGGTCTGGCCGTAGCGGAAATGCGTGCCGATCAGGTCGCTGTCGTTGATCCAGCCGTCATAGACGTTCTTGCCGGACTGCATCTGGGTCTGCAGCTTCTCGACCACGTCGCCTTCCTGGATCAGATCATGCTTGAGCTTGATGCCGGTGATCTCCGAGAACGCCTTCGCGAGCGTCTTCGCCTCGTATTCGTGGGTGGTGATGGTCTCGGAGACGACGTTGATGTCCATGCCCTTGAACGGCTCGGCCGCCTTGGCGAACCATTGCAGTTCCTTGAGCTGGTCGTCCTTCGACAGCGTCGAGGGCTGAAACTCCTCGTCGATCCACTTCTTCAGCACCGCATCGTCGGCGGCCCATGCCGGCGCCGCCAGCGTCATCGACGCGGCGACCAATGCCGCGGCGCTCGCCATCGTCATCAGCCGCAAGCGGCTGGAGAGAGTCCGATTTCCGAAACTATGCATCCTTGCTTCCTCCGTTGAACGACGTTTCTCGAGCTCCGGGTTGATCCCGGATCTGCTTCTCGTTGCACCGCTCACACCGTGCGGAACACCGCGACGGCGACGAGCAGCGACAACAACGTGCCGAGCCACAGGCTCGACACTTCGATTCCCTCTCCGAGCGGCAGCGTCAGCAGCGGGTCGCTCCCGACCACCGCGATCCAGACCAGATGGATCACGGCGGCGAGGATCAGCGACACGAACAGCCGGTCGCCACGCGTCGTCGGAATCCTCAGCACGCCGACCCGCTCGACCTCGGGATAGGCGAGCGCCAGCCAGGTCATGGTGCCGAGCGTGCCGGCGAGCGCGACGAAGAAGATCGCGGTCGGCCAGGTCCA
The DNA window shown above is from Rhodopseudomonas palustris HaA2 and carries:
- a CDS encoding ABC transporter substrate-binding protein, with the protein product MVAAAAFVAAAVPALTASVAARADDLKIALIYGKTGPLEAYAKQTETGLMMGLEYATKGTMTLDGRKIKVITKDDQSKPDLSKAALAEAYQDDGVDIAIGTSSSAAALADLPVAEENKKILIVEPAVADQITGEKWNRYIFRTGRNSSQDAISNAVAIGKPGVTIATLAQDYAFGRDGVAAFKEALAKTGATLAAEEYVPTTTTDFTAVGQRLFDTLKDKPGKKIIWVIWAGGGDPLTKLQDMDPKRYGIELSTGGNILPALAAYKRLPGMEGATYYYYDIPKNPINDWLVTEHQKRFNAPPDFFTAGGFSAAMAVVTAVQKAKSTDTEKLIAAMEGMEFDTPKGKMMFRKEDHQALQSMYHFKVKVDPNVAWAVLEPVRELKIEDMNIPIKNKR
- a CDS encoding ABC transporter ATP-binding protein; amino-acid sequence: MTTLETQSLTIRFGGHVAVDAVSCAFRPGELTAIVGPNGAGKTTYFNLISGQLRPSEGRILFDGADITRMTAPLRTRAGLGRAFQLTNLFPNLSVEENVRLAVQARSGTHYDMLRPWRTRRDLIDRADAILDSVALGSRRSVAATALSHGDQRKLEVALMMALEPKVYMFDEPTAGMSVDEVPVVLDLIARLKTDTSKLILLVEHKMDVVRSLADRIIVLHNGRLVADGKPAEVIASPIVQEAYLGIAPGKSAA
- a CDS encoding ABC transporter ATP-binding protein, which translates into the protein MTDLLTLEGVHTNIGRYHILQGVDFTVPEGKTTMLLGRNGAGKTTTLRTIMALWPASKGEIAFAGRRIEAMATPDIARLGLGYVPESMAVFSDLSVKENLILAARDGELDDKRLDWIFGFFPALRKFWLSRAGSLSGGQKQMLSIARAIVEPRKLLLIDEPTKGLAPAIIGSLIECFAEIKRSGATILLVEQNFHVAQQIGDTVLVMDNGTIVHRGAMADLAADIPLQERLLGLSLEAHQ
- a CDS encoding branched-chain amino acid ABC transporter permease, producing the protein MTDVPIPAPSDALPKPKRDLVPVLLPLILALLMLPLVGSFSSWVTLTVASLAMGMMIFIMASGLTLVFGLMDVLNFGHGAFIAVGAYVATLVLLPLAGMSQADSLLVNLAVLAPAALAAMAVSGALGLVVERVLILPVYGQHLKQILMTTGGLIVAEQALYALWGPQIIPLPLPTALRGSFIIGDIAIAKYRLLVLLVGIAVFVAIQLVLNRTKIGLLIRAGVENREMVEALGYHIKRLFLGVFMVGSALAGFGGIMWALYREQVHASMGNDLTVLIFIVVIIGGLGSVGGCFIGALLVAMVANYGGFLVPKLALVSNILLMVAILMWRPRGLYAVTSR
- a CDS encoding branched-chain amino acid ABC transporter permease, yielding MMLLSGDPPRSRVLALILIAIIAMLAITPFVFPGAKPLNVAAKICIFAALVASYDLLLGYTGTVSFAHTMFYGIGSYAMAIALYTMGPNWGAVATGIVIGLPLAALLALGIGLFSLRVEAIFFAMITLAVASAFLVLASQLSWLTGGEDGRSFSLPELLRPGTVFIQDLFGVRINGRILTYYIILVGCAAMILGLLRVVNSPFGRVLQAVRENRFRAEALGYRTVFHLTYANVLAALVAACAGILNAMWLRYAGPDTSLSFSIMLDILLMVVIGGMGTIYGAIIGATIFILAQNYLQALMGAASTAAADAGLPLLPGLLHPDRWLLWLGLLFVASVYFFPTGVVGRLRGAPKPAD
- a CDS encoding alkene reductase; the protein is MTNSKLFEPYQLGPITLSNRIAMAPLTRNRAIPDGLVPSPLAAEYYGQRASAGLLITEASQVSQQGQGYQDTPGIYSDAQVTAWKKVTDEVHKRGGKIFIQLWHVGRISHVDLQPNHGAPVAPSAIKAATKTFVGGKFADVSEPRALELGEIPGIIDDFRQGAANAIKAGFDGVEIHGANGYLLDQFARDSSNKRTDSYGGSIENRARLMLEVAAAVAKEIGPERTGIRISPVTPANDVSDSNPQALFDYIVDELDKLKLVYIHVIEGATGGPRDVAPFDYASLRKRFSGAYIGNNAYDLTLADKQLDANAADLIAFGKPFISNPDLVERLKSGAPLNEPDKSTFYGGGAKGYTDYPTLESAQAAQ
- a CDS encoding ABC transporter substrate-binding protein, which translates into the protein MASAAALVAASMTLAAPAWAADDAVLKKWIDEEFQPSTLSKDDQLKELQWFAKAAEPFKGMDINVVSETITTHEYEAKTLAKAFSEITGIKLKHDLIQEGDVVEKLQTQMQSGKNVYDGWINDSDLIGTHFRYGQTIALSDYMTGEGKDVTDPMLDIDDFIGKSFTTAPDKKMYQLPDQQFANLYWFRYDWFTNPDYKAKFKAKYGYELGVPVNWSAYEDIAEFFTNDIKEINGVKVYGHMDYGKKDPSLGWRFTDAWLSMAGNGDKGLPNGLPVDEWGIRMEGCRPVGSSMERGGDTNGPAAVYSIVKYLDWMKKYAPPQAQGMTFSESGPVPAQGNVAQQMFWYTAFTADMVKPGLPVVNADGTPKWRMAPSPKGAYWKDGMKLGYQDVGSGTLLKSTPPDRRKAAWLYLQFITSKTVSLKKSHVGLTFIRESDIWDKSFTERAPKLGGLIEFYRSPARVQWSPTGNNIPDYPKLAQLWWQNIGDASSGAKTPQAAMDSLAAAQDSVLERLERSKVQGDCGPKLNKKETAEYWYEKSAKDGNIAPQRKLANEKPKGETVDYDTLIKSWPASPPKRAEAK
- a CDS encoding DUF2160 domain-containing protein; this translates as MDHFAWMAWTWPTAIFFVALAGTLGTMTWLALAYPEVERVGVLRIPTTRGDRLFVSLILAAVIHLVWIAVVGSDPLLTLPLGEGIEVSSLWLGTLLSLLVAVAVFRTV